From a region of the Calliphora vicina chromosome 4, idCalVici1.1, whole genome shotgun sequence genome:
- the LOC135957791 gene encoding endoplasmic reticulum membrane-associated RNA degradation protein-like, producing the protein MFSLPKSNLINAKIAQFYKMNATEELDNVAAYFHSNGTFNSQTIFEHLWPNLGADEVFKVVENYKYEDYLKCSNKLLPIFLYTNQILKNFNENVLKIQWMGKNVNLYLDMKNNFSNNKTETVEHILILTSVLANALTNVYLTQTQGKHAPHLLKDLIHSEEIIKIFGSEMVIILKILMGSPNSINLRNIAWHGFPKPMEIPNYFTNVLLITIHSLGCILEAKNIKLKERLQITTFNDHIQIIENVYKFKPIDFEFIEQKVQNVNNDFKPYWEQLLFYYKSQKYKEFIILILPQIELLLRLHYGQVNNFDISAKLDEYYITMDTIFETQVSNGDKILVTSNKLLDFENSMFEGCFHMLYDIFISPNGCRLRDKVSHGEVFLEALNNSQLCSLVLHIFLSLLYPKEFGLYENYESKLHLNCLTNKKLIKCGDNLLMFIKKHLACNQELLLNSFAFKKNKVLIFKRPKKEAELMLLINKIAENFNKTIGNYEESLAKRSDLLAQRELHSKRRKTLEKLQTALPNIFETLCLIISSITKIYTLLQTNFSIVLNGECNCDKTLRFLKHSLTISENFVKYSHCESNEWIKSLELCCKYEEFHRKLFLYKY; encoded by the exons ATGTTTTCTCTGCCAaagtcaaatttaataaatgcaaaaattgcccaattttataaaatgaatgcTACCGAAGAATTAGATAATGTTGCTGCATATTTTCACAGCAATGGAACATTTAACTCACAGACAATTTTCGAGCATTTGTGGCCAAATCTGGGAGCTGATGAAGTTTTCAAAG TCgtagaaaattacaaatatgAGGACTATTTAAAGTGCAGCAATAAACTGTTGCCAATTTTTCTATACAcaaatcaaatattaaaaaatttcaatgaaaatgtCCTTAAAATTCAATGGATGGGTAAAAATGTGAATTTGTATTTGgatatgaaaaacaattttagtaacAATAAAACGGAAACTGTTGAACACATTTTAATATTAACCTCAGTACTGGCAAATGCACTAACTAATGTATATTTGACTCAAACCCAAGGAAAACATGCTCCACATCTATTAAAAGATTTAATACATTCTGAAGAAATTATaaagatttttggttcagaaatg gttataattttaaaaattctcatGGGTTCACCAAACTCCATCAATCTGCGTAATATTGCTTGGCATGGCTTTCCCAAACCCATGGAAATTCccaattattttacaaatgttttattaataactaTACATTCGTTAGGATGCATACTTGAGGCcaagaatataaaattaaaagaaagacTTCAAATAACAACGTTTAATGACCATATTCAAATTAtcgaaaatgtttataaatttaaaccaaTAGATTTTGAATTTATAGAGCAAAAAGTCCAAAATGTTAATAATGATTTTAAGCCATATTGGGAacagttgttgttttattacaaatcacaaaaatataaagaatttattattCTAATACTTCCACAAATTGAACTTTTATTGAGATTACACTATGGCCAAGttaataattttgatatatCTGCTAAATTGGATGAATACTATATAACTATGGATACCATATTTGAAACTCAAGTATCAAATGGTGATAAAATTCTTGTTACTTCCAATAAGTTgttagattttgaaaattcaatgtTTGAAGGCTGTTTTCATATGTTATATGATATTTTTATCTCACCAAATGGTTGTCGTTTACGTGATAAAGTTAGCCATGGAGAAGTTTTCCTGGAAGCTTTAAATAATTCTCAATTGTGTAGTTTGGTGCTTCACATATTCCTTTCTTTACTATATCCAAAGGAGTTTGGATTATATGAGAATTATGAAagtaaattacatttaaattgtttaactaacaaaaaattaataaaatgtggGGACAACTtgttaatgtttattaaaaaacatttggcTTGTAACCAAGAGTTGCTTTTAAATTCGTTTGCttttaaaaagaataaagttttaatatttaaacggCCTAAAAAGGAAGCCGAATTgatgttattaataaataaaattgcagaaaattttaataaaactattgGGAACTATGAGGAGTCCTTAGCCAAGCGCAGTGACTTATTGGCCCAACGAGAGCTTCATTCCAAGAGACGTAAAACTTTAGAGAAATTACAAACTGCTTTGCCCAATATATTTGAAACTTTATGTTTAATTATATCGAGTATTACTAAAATTTATACTTTATTGCAAactaatttttcaattgttttgaaCGGGGAATGCAACTGTGACAAAACTTTAag ATTTCTGAAACACAGCTTAACTATAAgcgaaaattttgtgaaatattcacATTGTGAAAGTAATGAATGGATTAAATCTTTGGAATTGTGTTGTAAATATGAAGAATTTCATAggaaactttttttatacaagtattaa
- the LOC135957830 gene encoding myrosinase 1-like — MSRKLILILSLLLVFLLTAVKAHNVSKNEQKVCALQHRSGSKHFPSNFKFGASTAAYQIEGGWNEDGRGPSIWDTFTHQHPEMIDDHSTGDEGPDSYHKFDKDLEALKELKVHFYRFSISWSRILPNADISSKNQKGIDYYNMIINKLLENGIEPVVTMFHYDLPESLNLYGGFTNLELIKYFTNYAKLLFETYGDRVKVWITFNEPYDYCIPGYGDGNYPPMGHDHGVADYLCMDTTLKAHAEVYRLYRQNFFEKQKGKIGMTLSTRFYFSKTNNSSIIDRAMQYSLGWLAYPLFGETGNYPQVMLDDIAKNSEEEGRAWSRLRSIAENERDIIKHSADFLGLNYYTSRYVEEANPAQGKKPSWQYDSRLKYELDVKWKRGKSNWLYCVPEGLEGLLNWIKNNYNNIEVIITENGWSDDGQLDDMERIDYLKAHLQAVLNAINMGCNVTRYTHWSLIDNFEWQRGYTEKFGLYYVNISSAGKERIAKYSARYYKSVIESKIIPDFVAGN; from the exons ATGTCACGAAAACTCATATTAATATTAag tttaCTTTTAGTATTTTTACTCACAGCTGTTAAGGCACATAATGTAagtaaaaatgaacaaaaagtaTGCGCATTACAACACCGATCGGGTAGTAAACATTTTCcctcgaattttaaatttggtgcaTCAACAGCAGCCTATCAAATAGAGGGTGGCTGGAATGAAGATGGTCGTGGTCCATCCATATGGGATACATTTACACATCAACATCCGGAAATGATTGATGATCATTCGACGGGAGATGAAGGACCAGATTCTTATCATAAATTTGACAAAGATCTAGAAGCTTTAAAggaattaaaa gttCATTTCTATAGGTTTTCTATATCATGGTCACGGATATTACCAAATGCTGACATTTCGTCTAAAAATCAAAAAGGTATTGATTACTATAACATGATCATTAATAAGCTATTAGAAAATGGCATAGAACCCGTGGTTACCATGTTTCATTACGATTTACCTGAATCCCTTAATCTGTATGGTGGCTTTACCAACCTCgaacttattaaatattttactaattaTGCCAAATTATTGTTTGAAACCTATGGCGATCGTGTCAAGGTATGGATTACTTTCAATGAACCCTATGACTACTGTATTCCCGGCTATGGTGATGGCAACTACCCGCCCATGGGTCACGATCATGGTGTAGCCGATTATTTATGCATGGATACCACTCTTAAAGCACATGCTGAAGTTTATCGTTTGTACAGGCAGAACTTTTTCGAAAAGCAAAAGGGAAAGATCGGCATGACTTTGAGCACtcgattttatttttccaaaactaACAATTCTTCTATAATAGATCGCGCTATGCAATATTCG TTGGGCTGGTTGGCTTATCCTCTGTTTGGTGAAACCGGCAATTATCCACAAGTTATGTTAGATGATATTGCCAAAAATAGTGAGGAAGAGGGGAGAGCATGGTCTCGTCTGAGAAGTATAGCGGAAAATGAGAGAGATATTATTAAACATTCTGCAGATTTTCTAGGTCTCAATTATTACACATCGCGTTATGTAGAGGAAGCTAATCCAGCACAGGGTAAAAAGCCTTCTTGGCAATATGATTCACGTTTGAAGTATGAACTGGATGTCAAATGGAAGAGAGGAAAATCTAATTGGTTGTATTGTGTTCCCGAAGGTCTAGAGGGTTTGTTAAA TTGGATCAAAAACAATTACAATAATATTGAAGTTATTATAACTGAAAATGGTTGGTCCGATGATGGCCAGTTGGATGATATGGAACGTATTGACTACCTCAAA GCTCATTTACAGGCTGTTTTAAATGCCATTAACATGGGCTGTAACGTAACACGCTATACGCATTGGAGTTTAATCGATAATTTTGAATGGCAGCGGGGTTACAC CGAAAAGTTTGGATTGTATTATGTGAACATATCTAGTGCAGGCAAGGAACGTATTGCCAAATATTCAGCACGTTATTATAAGAGTGTTATTGAAAGTAAAATAATACCGGATTTTGTTGcgggaaattaa
- the LOC135956555 gene encoding uncharacterized protein LOC135956555, whose amino-acid sequence MDQRTNYLSLILLDALEDENESDINFILERNSKAIDPSYVPQDRGIAPLHYVCGMQNEQLAIDVTKRFLDMGADPNCRSEDNMTPLHVAAMYGKEEIVRLLLQHGAELEVYDDDRKTPVLYAIDECNFEVIQIMKDYIFLKKYEKKKANNSTILTESRFENSLQQRVLNNNKATTSSTPQSTPNKINDPKLAKHKNLLKVTNSLDESFGQGSDKNKFTPNRINYNYDVTSPYYINITHRRNKPQPKFPDYPPEDTKEKQQLENSGSMEEVLSISMQDINLSSPEPPDAVNIFSLTQENLKELTQRTATCERSRLSLIETWREKVQKSRARQSILKQFDDIVEMIDQVVENDHLNFTNTELIEKSPAKEAKQQPDIEVDSGACASTSSSLIDTTEYHNLPTYNKNHETTETFERKSPPKPQMSLSKLLQTVAEAKIHDFESNHLEMPKTPSPQQNGDLESSYQTVPEIVIASPNDDDDQRNPQANNTTSNFIRSPKNNEYFLQMTEAYVHTDDENGLVFYETKLLSNVGNKQAEQRKHCTPKTPGRDLDSTMTSQSTNLTIPLDYETDELRKELTAFGEPPGPITKTTKKLYIKKLIKYKRKTPKLLNPKENVIKFSVELERTLKSEENFQLIKDYIKYEAVSMEYFEGNINKKQMREGHLKQSFIYMLIDPRISCNLPGESVFLNEFDVWQRFLKSIFYVGKGKTVRPYSHLYDAMKIHSRLHNKQLHEKTDKQGKKISIKKQPLNVESFKSPPQKSSDSKKIDRILNIWGNGNGVVCLHVFHNILPIDAYTREAAIIDALGLQHLTNCKRGDYYGPSKTWTMKEKKYLGIALLFKAMRMYLAEGESQLSPSDLI is encoded by the exons ATGGATCAAAGAACAAATTATTTATCATTGATCCTATTGGATGCCCTGGAGGATGAAAATGAAAG tgatataaattttatattagaaCGCAATAGTAAGGCTATTGATCCTTCATATGTTCCTCAAGACAGAGGCATTGCACCGCTGCACTATGTGTGTGGCATGCAGAATGAGCAATTGGCCATAGATGTTACAAAACGTTTCTTGGATATGGGAG ctGATCCAAATTGTCGCAGTGAAGATAATATGACTCCTTTGCATGTGGCTGCCATGTATGGAAAAGAGGAAATCGTACGTTTGTTATTG cAACATGGTGCTGAATTGGAAGTTTATGATGATGACCGAAAAACACCAGTTTTATATGCCATTGATGAATGTAACTTTGAGGTGATTCAAATAATGAAAGATtacatttttctcaaaaaatacgaaaagaAAAAGGCCAACAATTCAACAATACTCACAGAATCTAGATTTGAAAATTCTTTACAACAAAgagtattaaataataataaagccaCAACCTCATCAACACCACAAAGCACACCAAATAAAATCAATGACCCAAAGTTGGCAAAACACAAAAATCTATTGAAAGTGACAAATTCTCTAGATGAATCGTTTGGTCAGGGTAGCGATAAAAACAAGTTTACACCAAATCGCATTAATTACAATTATGATGTTACCTCtccatattatataaatataaccCATAGAAGAAATAAACCTCAGCCGAAATTTCCCGACTACCCGCCAGAGGACACCAAAGAAAAGCAACAACTCGAGAATAGTGGCTCTATGGAGGAGGTACTATCTATTTCAATGCAAGATATTAACTTGTCTTCACCCGAACCACCGGATGCTGTAAATATTTTCTCCTTAACTCAGGAAAATCTAAAAGAACTTACACAGCGTACAGCCACCTGTGAAAGATCACGCTTGTCTTTAATTGAAACTTGGCGGGAAAAAGTGCAAAAATCACGAGCCCGCCAAtctatattaaaacaatttgatgACATTGTGGAAATGATTGACCAAGTAGTTGAAAACGATCATTTAAATTTCACTAATACAGAATTGATAGAAAAATCTCCTGCTAAAGAAGCAAAACAACAACCAGATATTGAAGTTGACAGTGGAGCTTGTGCCTCAACCTCATCTTCTCTTATAGATACAACTGAATATCATAATTTACCCacatataataaaaatcatgaaaCTACCGAAACGTTTGAAAGAAAATCTCCGCCAAAGCCTCAAATGAGTTTAAGTAAATTGCTACAAACGGTGGCTGAGGCTaaaatacatgattttgaatcaAATCATTTAGAAATGCCTAAAACACCTTCACCGCAACAAAATGGAGATTTGGAAAGTAGTTATCAAACTGTACCAGAAATTGTGATTGCCTCACCAAACGATGATGATGATCAACGGAACCCACAAGCTAACAACACAACCTCCAATTTCATAAGATCACCCAAAAATAATGAGTACTTTTTGCAAATGACTGAAGCTTATGTCCATACAGATGATGAAAATGGTTTGGTGTTTTACGAAACTAAGCTACTTAGTAATGTGGGCAATAAACAGGCAGAGCAGAGGAAACATTg TACTCCGAAAACTCCTGGTCGAGATTTAGACAGTACAATGACTAGTCAATCTACAAATTTGACTATACCACTGGATTATGAAACTGATGAATTGAGAAAAGAACTAACAGCATTTGGTGAACCTCCGGGACCCATTACAAAAAccaccaaaaaattatatatcaaaAAGCTTATTAAGTATAAACGGAAAACACCAAAACTGCTGAATCCTAAAGAAAATGTAATTA aattttcagTTGAACTGGAGAGAACTCTAAAGTCTGAAGAGAATTTCCAACTAATTAAAGACTACATAAAATATGAAGCTGTATCTATGGAATATTTCGAGGGTAATATAAACAAGAAACAAATGCGTGAAGGTCACTTGAAGCAAAGTTTCATTTATATGCTAATAGATCCTCGCATATCGTGTAATTTGCCGGGAGAGAGTGTG tttttaaacgaATTTGATGTTTGGCAAAggtttttaaaatcaatattctATGTAGGCAAGGGTAAAACCGTACGACCCTATTCTCATTTATATGATGCCATGAAGATCCATTCACGCCTACACAATAAGCAGCTGCATGAAAAGACTGATAAACAAGGCAAAAAGATATCAA TTAAAAAACAACCTTTAAATGTTGAAAGTTTTAAATCACCGCCTCAAAAATCCTCAGATAGCAAAAAAATTGAtcgcattttaaatatttggggCAATGGAAATGGTGTTGTCTGCCTTCATGTCTTTCATAACATTCTGCCCATAGATGCTTATACTCGCGAAGCTGCCATTATAGATGCTTTAGGTTTACAACATTTAACAAATTGTAAACGTGGCGATTACTATGGTCCCTCTAAAACATGGACTAtgaaagagaaaaaatatttgggtATAGCTTTGCTTTTCAAAGCTATGCGCATGTATTTAGCTGAGGGTGAATCCCAATTATCTCCAAGTGATCTTATATAA
- the Fer3HCH gene encoding ferritin-2 heavy chain encodes MKSLGQRNFRRLLCLLVRENFSKECEKAINKQINMELKACHNYLAMAFHFDRSDVAAPGVFKFLNDASLEERKHAEMFMEYMNKRGGNIQVEALEAPKAKIETAKDAMIEALNMEKEVNQTLLEAHAIASKNNDPNMCDFIEANFLQEQVDAIKQLADFIRQIERSECDLGNYLFDKYLAANNGNMHKK; translated from the exons atgaaatcttTAGGTCAACGAAATTTTAGACGGCTTCTGTGTCTATTAGTGcgagaaaatttttcaaaggaaTGTGAAAAAgcaattaataaacaaattaatatggAACTGAAAGCTTGTCATAATTATTTGGCCATG GCCTTTCACTTTGATCGTAGCGATGTAGCTGCTCCAggcgtttttaaatttttgaatgatGCCAGCCTTGAAGAGCGTAAACATGCTGAAATGTTTATGGAATATATGAATAAAAGAGGTGGCAATATACAAGTTGAAGCATTGGAAGCTCCAAAAGCCAAAATTGAAACAGCCAAAGACGCCATGATAGAagcattaaatatggaaaaggAAGTTAATCAG ACCCTTTTGGAAGCCCATGCTATTGCCTCTAAAAATAATGATCCAAATATGTGCGATTTTATTGAAGCAAATTTCCTTCAAGAACAAGTTGATGCCATCAAACAGTTGGCTGACTTTATAAGACAAATTGAACGTTCTGAATGTGATTTGGGCAATTatctttttgataaatatttggcGGCAAATAATGGCAATATGCATAAAAAATAA
- the LOC135956627 gene encoding probable alpha-aspartyl dipeptidase, with amino-acid sequence MKAFSRMTAERSLLLLSSSRVFGYGYLEHTKEDIIKFFNKKNVTKILFVPYALPNHDDYTNVVSNALTPWGYAVEGIHTKANPVEAVSSAQAIFVGGGNSFVLLKTLYELNLVDAIREQTLKKGIPYMGSSAGTNVATRSINTTNDMPVAHPPTFEALNLVPFNINPHYLETDPNTEHKGETRDQRLEEFLLYHKRPVLGLREGTAVLVEGDKATLIGDRNAKLFRPKLEPIEFEPQSDLSFLLHDL; translated from the exons atgaaagcaTTTTCAAGAATGACTGCCGAGCGTTCACTACTATTATTGTCCTCATCGCGAGTCTTTGGTTATGGTTATTTGGAACATACCAAGGAAGATATAATCAAGTTCTTTAACAA aaaaaatgtaacaaagatACTTTTTGTGCCTTATGCACTACCCAATCATGATGACTATACAAATGTAGTTAGCAATGCCTTAACTCCCTGGGGTTATGCGGTGGAGGGTATTCATACCAAAGCCAATCCGGTTGAGGCTGTATCTTCAGCTCAAGCTATATTTGTGGGTGGTGGtaatagttttgttttattaaaaacattgtaTGAATTAAATCTTGTGGATGCCATAAGGGAACAGACGTTAAAGAAAGGCATTCCTTATATGGGCAGTAGTGCGGGTACTAATGTTGCTACACGTTCTATTAATACCACCAACGATATGCCTGTGGCACATCCTCCCACTTTTGAGGCCTTAAATTTAGTGCCATTCAATATTAATCCACATTATTTGGAAACAGACCCAAATACAGAACATAAGGGTGAGACGAGAGATCAACGTTTGGAAGAATTTTTACTTTATCATAAAAGGCCTGTGTTGGGTTTACGTGAAGGCACTGCTGTTTTAGTTGAGGGCGACAAAGCCACATTGATTGGTGATAGAAATGCTAAGCTGTTTAGACC tAAATTGGAGCCAATAGAATTTGAACCCCAATcagatttaagttttttattacatgatctgtaa
- the LOC135956557 gene encoding probable alpha-aspartyl dipeptidase produces MSAERSVLLLSSSKVYGYGYYEHSKEDITKFFNKKNVTKILFVPYAMPDHDAYTKVVSNALNPWGYEVEGIHTKADPVEAVSSAQAIFVGGGNTFVLLKTLYDLNLVDAIREQILKKGTPYMGSSAGTNLAAPSINTANDMPIAHPPTFEALGLVPFNINPHYLETDPNSKQKGETRDQRLEEFLILHKKPVLALPEGTVLLIEGDKITLLGDKNAKLFKPNLKPIEFEPHSDLSFLLHDL; encoded by the exons atgtctgCAGAACGTTCTGTACTATTATTGTCCTCATCGAAGGTCTATGGTTATGGTTATTACGAACATTCCAAGGAAGATATAACCAAGTTTTTTAACAA AAAAAATGTTACAAAGATACTTTTTGTACCTTATGCAATGCCCGACCATGATGCCTACACAAAAGTTGTTAGCAACGCCTTAAATCCCTGGGGTTATGAGGTGGAGGGTATCCATACCAAAGCCGATCCGGTTGAGGCTGTATCTTCAGCTCAAGCGATATTTGTGGGTGGTGGTAATACTTTCGTTTTATTAAAAACGTTGTACGACTTAAATCTTGTGGATGCCATAAGGGAACAGATTTTAAAGAAAGGCACTCCTTATATGGGCAGTAGTGCGGGTACTAATCTTGCTGCTCCTTCTATTAATACCGCCAACGATATGCCTATTGCTCATCCTCCCACTTTTGAGGCCTTAGGTTTAGTGCCATTCAATATTAATCCACATTATTTGGAAACCGACCCAAATTCGAAACAAAAGGGTGAGACGAGAGATCAACGTTTggaagaatttttaattttgcataaaaagcCTGTGTTGGCTTTACCTGAAGGTACTGTTCTTCTAATTGAGGGCGACAAAATCACGTTGCTTGGTGATAAAAATGCTAAACTTTTTAAACC taacTTGAAGCCAATAGAATTTGAACCCCATTcagatttgagttttttattacATGACCTGTAA